One window from the genome of Scatophagus argus isolate fScaArg1 chromosome 13, fScaArg1.pri, whole genome shotgun sequence encodes:
- the LOC124069795 gene encoding macrophage mannose receptor 1-like isoform X2, whose translation MKITCTAFMLLIQTLQCLASDDSPFQLTNRNTGFCLVKTRNYCNHIRWTTGDRLLVQQREKCLGVQGKSVGSEISLYDCDENSELQKWECKNETALALKGQELYIELTADNTAVLSRTIGPNNHLTISGTSSGACTRTYREVYTIGGSAAGAPCMFPFQYKDQWYSDCTTVEEEALWCGVETKYENELWGYCPVTSKAGWNVHPETGAYYQLNTHSALTWPQAETSCKQQGASLLSITDPHQQAYVVALLGRSGSKLWTGLILDPEHGWKWSNGKPYRYMKWDSGHPLPHPGYNCATVNPAVQYFWESSPCTKKLGYICYNKTAEELPTQAPETGFCSRPWIPYNGHCFYLNRTKKTWSDAQRECRKDGGDLVSIRNVEDQSFVISQLGYASTDELWIGLNDRKTERLFDWADQSTVTFTSWEFGKPAASSEIKDCVLMKGENGNWADHVCEEKHGYICMKTSESKPSGDEEVEQDVGCKTGWRRHGSYCYFIGTQTKTFDEARDDCKSSDSYLADVSTGVDNAFLVSLVGMRPEKHFWLGLSNQKSIDEFVWTNMNSVRFTHWNAEMPGHQQGCVAMKTGIFAGLWDVLPCTNKEKYICKQQAEGTVLTPAPATILPPKCADDWTPIGTRNLCFKLFTQSHSQKKTWYEARDYCRAIGGDLLSIHSTEEQENLPQRYTTVWIGLSAPDPVNGYMWSDGSPLQFQHWEDGEPNNKNNVESCTEIRLHKLDDSGSWNDVHCEAYREWLCQIHAGATPKPPPDDVIPDYNMTSDGWLEWKGNQYYFNKRSMAMEEARHFCKQRHSDLVTINSEAESVFLWKQISRSYGSYWIGLTVDLDRTYGWMDDSPVVFQRWDENQPRFLNNDENCVVMTISMGFWHDYNCGFQHSSICKRSGSPPVNATVPPTPPRKGGCPQKWKKMDSKCYIVNHWNETWNGARTQCRAMGGNLASIPSRHVQVFLTTMMAEAPATDLWIGLHNTEGNPFYWTDGQPMQYTNWGSTPNRHLNIYDDNDYEWYPHSHRIHFHDYEMYDIISSIYRPSVHQKQCAVLTTDPNIGIGKWTKKSCNDTTGYVCLRNVDPSLPDSPESTITYNADYVKIFNDSIKVVTQPMTWDAAKKHCEDDGAQLASLRNQWSQVYTELIALNLKAHVWIGMNKMKTGSYFRYVDGWHLTMTNWGSLEPSRDRPCVYVDVDGKWRTADCNQNKTSICMKSTDVPPTESSNFPGVCPEDPDKVTHLWNRQSYTWQPFKGYCYLFVTEGHGWPDASANCMRHGGTLVSIEDPDEQHFIQRNIKIFQDNQDSYWIGLYKTHKGMWQWLDKTAMDYNNWDEDQPDDNSYGQISTTDGKWRTSYGWYSKAYICKTPKVLLNATATTVNPKVDPQSRDRTILTVMLLITATAVATAIILFVFKKPNRHLPLPKKLTAFDNPLFFNSERQPTLIANAEEENPDPLMIV comes from the exons ATTCACCATTTCAACTAACTAACAGGAACACTGGCTTTTGTCTGGTTAAAACACGCAATTACTGCAATCATATTCGCTGGACAACTGGTGACCGACTTCTGGTTCAACAAAGGGAGAAGTGTCTGGGAGTCCAGGGGAAAAGTGTGGGAAGTGAAATAAGCCTCTATGACTGCGATGAAAACAGCGAACTCCAAAAGTGGGAATGCAAGAACGAAACAGCGCTCGCCCTCAAAGGCCAAGAGCTTTACATTGAGCTCACTGCAGACAACACAGCGGTTCTCTCCAGAACAATAGGACCCAACAACCACCTCACAATTTCAGGGACGTCCAGCGGTGCTTGCACAAGAACATACAGAG AAGTGTATACCATTGGCGGAAGCGCAGCTGGAGCGCCATGCATGTTTCCCTTCCAGTACAAAGACCAGTGGTACTCAGACTGCACCACAGTTGAAGAAGAGGCTCTTTGGTGTGGAGttgaaacaaaatatgaaaatgaactCTGGGGCTACTGCCCAGTTACTA GCAAAGCAGGCTGGAATGTACATCCAGAAACAGGAGCTTACTACCAGCTCAATACACATTCGGCTCTGACTTGGCCCCAGGCTGAAACCAGCTGCAAACAGCAGGGTGCTTCCCTGCTCAGTATCACCGATCCTCATCAGCAGGCTTACGTCGTAG CACTACTAGGAAGAAGTGGCAGTAAACTTTGGACTGGACTCATTCTGGATCCAGAACATGGTTGGAAATGGTCTAATGGGAAGCCTTACCGCTATATGAAATGGGACTCAg GACACCCACTTCCTCATCCAGGATACAACTGTGCAACTGTTAATCCTGCTGTACAGTACTTCTGGGAAAGTTCACCTTGCACAAAGAAACTCGGGTATATCTGCTACAATAAAACTGCAGAGGAACTTCCGACGCAAG CTCCTGAGACGGGATTTTGTTCAAGACCTTGGATTCCCTACAACGGCCACTGCTTCTACCTCAATCGGACTAAGAAGACATGGTCTGATGCTCAGAGAGAGTGCCGCAAAGATGGAGGGGACCTAGTGAGCATCCGCAATGTGGAGGACCAAAGCTTTGTCATCTCTCAACTTGGATAtg CATCCACTGATGAGCTCTGGATTGGACTGAATGATaggaagacagagaggctgTTTGACTGGGCTGACCAGTCAACTGTTACTTTCACCAGCTGGGAATTTGGAAAACCTGCTGCATCCAGTGAAATAAAAGACTGTGTTCTTATGAAGGGAGAG AATGGGAACTGGGCTGACcatgtgtgtgaggagaaaCATGGCTACATTTGTATGAAAACGAGTGAATCCAAACCCTCTGGAGATGAAGAAGTGGAGCAGGATGTTGGTTGCAAAACT GGTTGGAGAAGACACGGTTCATACTGCTACTTCATAGGTACACAGACCAAAACCTTCGATGAAGCCAGAGATGACTGCAAGAGTTCAGATTCTTACTTGGCTGATGTTTCAACTGG GGTGGATAATGCATTCCTTGTCAGCTTGGTGGGGATGAGACCAGAGAAACACTTCTGGCTGGGCCTCTCTAACCAGAAAAGCATTGATGAATTTGTATGGACCAACATGAACTCAGTGAGATTTACTCACTGGAATGCTGAAATGCCAG GTCATCAACAGGGCTGTGTTGCAATGAAAACTGGGATTTTTGCTGGACTCTGGGATGTGCTGCCCTGTACCAATAAGGAGAAATACATCTGCAAACAACAGGCAGAGGGGACAGTTTTAACCCCTGCACCGGCAACTATTCTCCCTCCCAAGTGTGCAGACGACTGGACTCCAATAGGAACAAGAAACCTTTGTTTTAAG TTGTTTACACAATCACATTCACAAAAGAAGACCTGGTATGAAGCAAGGGATTACTGCAGGGCCATTGGAGGGGATCTGCTCAGCATCCACAGTACTGAGGAGCAAGAAAATCTACCACAAAG GTATACAACAGTCTGGATTGGACTTAGTGCCCCTGACCCAGTCAATGGTTACATGTGGAGCGATGGATCCCCA CTGCAATTCCAACACTGGGAGGATGGAGagccaaacaataaaaacaatgtggAATCTTGTACTGAAATCAGACTACATAAGCTTGATGACAGCGGGTCTTGGAACGATGTGCACTGTGAGGCATACCGTGAATGGCTGTGCCAAATCCATGCAG GAGCGACTCCAAAACCACCTCCAGATGATGTCATTCCTG ACTACAATATGACCTCAGATGGGTGGCTAGAATGGAAGGGGAAtcaatattattttaacaaaaggTCAATGGCCATGGAAGAAGCTCGTCACTTCTGCAAGCAGAGGCATAGTGACTTGGTGACTATCAACAGTGAAGCCGAAAGTGTCTTTTTATGGAAACAG atatcTAGAAGTTATGGGTCTTACTGGATAGGCCTGACCGTAGATCTTGATAGAACATATGG GTGGATGGATGATTCTCCAGTGGTGTTTCAACGGTGGGACGAAAATCAACCTCGTTTCCTGAACAATGATGAAAATTGTGTTGTCATGACTATTTCTATGG GGTTCTGGCATGATTATAATTGTGGGTTTCAGCACAGTTCAATTTGTAAACGCAGTGGATCACCACCTGTCAACGCCACAGTACCACCAACACCTCCCCGAAAAGGCGGCTGTccacaaaagtggaaaaaaatggactcaaag TGTTATATTGTTAATCACTGGAATGAGACATGGAATGGAGCAAGGACACAATGCAGAGCAATGGGAGGAAATCTGGCCTCAATTCCCTCAAGACACGTGCAAG tatttttgacAACTATGATGGCAGAGGCACCTGCCACAGACCTGTGGATAGGTTTGCATAACACAGAGGGTAATCCATTTTACTGGACTGATGGGCAACCAATGCAGTACACCAACTGGGGGTCTACA CCAAATCGCcatttaaatatatatgatGATAACGACTATGAG TGGTATCCCCATTCGCACAGAATTCATTTTCATGACTATGAG ATGTATGACATAATTTCTTCAATATACAGACCTTCAGTGCATCAG AAACAGTGTGCTGTGTTAACTACTGATCCCAACATTGGTATTGGGAAATGGACAAAAAAGTCCTGCAATGACACCACTGGATATGTCTGTCTTCGAAACGTTG ACCCTTCTCTCCCAGACTCCCCTGAATCTACGATAACCTACAATGCCGACTATGTCAAAATATTCAATGACTCTATCAAGGTCGTTACTCAACCGATGACCTGGGATGCAGCTAAAAAGCACTGTGAAGACGATGGCGCCCAATTGGCCAGCCTGCGAAATCAATGGTCACAGGTCTATACTGAGCTGATAGCTTTGAATCTCAAAGCTCACGTGTGGATTGgaatgaacaaaatgaag acTGGCAGTTATTTCAGGTATGTTGATGGCTGGCATCTCACCATGACTAACTGGGGTTCACTGGAACCAAGCAGGGACAGGCCTTGTGTGTATGTTGATGTGGACGGAAAATGGAGGACTGCTGACTGCAATCAGAACAAGACCAGTATTTGTATGAAGTCTACAG ATGTACCACCAACAGAGTCAAGTAATTTCCCAGGAGTATGCCCGGAGGACCCAGATAAAGTCACGCACCTTTGGAACAGACAGAGTTACACCTGGCAGCCATTTAAGGGTTATTGTTACCTCTTTGTCACAGAAGGACATGGGTGGCCAGACGCATCTGCTAACTGTATGAGACATG gTGGAACTCTTGTCAGCATTGAAGATCCCGATGAACAACACTTCATTCaaagaaatatcaaaatatttcaaGACAACCAAGACTCTTACTGGATTGGCTTGTATAAAACTCATAAAG GCATGTGGCAGTGGTTGGATAAAACTGCCATGGATTACAATAACTGGGATGAAGATCAACCTGATGACAACAGCTATGGACAAATTAGTACTACAGATGGGAAATGGAGGACAAGCTACGGGTGGTACAGCAAAGCGTATATTTGCAAAACCCCCAAAG TATTACTAAACGCAACAGCAACAACTG TGAATCCTAAAGTGGATCCTCAGTCCCGTGACCGCACAATTTTGACGGTGATGCTGCTTATTACTGCGACTGCCGTAGCGACAGCCATCATCTTATTTGTCTTCAAGAAGCCCAACCGCCACTTACCTTTGCCCAAAAAGTTAACTGCCTTCGACAACCCGCTCTTCTTCAACAGTGAGCGTCAACCTACTCTGATCGcaaatgcagaggaagagaacCCTGATCCTCTTATGATTGTGTGA